A single genomic interval of Syntrophobotulus glycolicus DSM 8271 harbors:
- a CDS encoding D-alanyl-D-alanine carboxypeptidase family protein — protein sequence MFRRKKWTQIAGGVFIFMVLAACPVRAEEVSEDITVETMTMIDQHWSVPAITAHTAILMDAQTGEVLYERQSRKVSPPASTTKIMTAILALELSKGDEIVTVSEKAGAVGESSIYLNKGDKIKMSELIEGALVKSGNDACVAIAEQTAGTVDSFVELMNKKVLTIGGYNTHFVNPNGLPAKNHYSCAYDLAIMARYALQNDQFSELVKTKYASISFDEPPKIEQFKNTNKLLWSYPFTSGVKTGTTNEAGKCLVASANKENRKLICVVLNAPDRYGDSQKLFNWGFGNTKSN from the coding sequence TTGTTCAGAAGAAAAAAATGGACGCAAATTGCGGGAGGCGTCTTCATTTTCATGGTTTTAGCAGCTTGTCCTGTTCGAGCAGAAGAAGTTTCCGAAGACATTACAGTTGAAACCATGACCATGATTGATCAACACTGGAGTGTGCCCGCAATAACGGCGCACACGGCTATTCTGATGGATGCGCAGACGGGAGAAGTGCTTTATGAACGCCAGTCCCGTAAAGTGAGTCCCCCGGCCAGTACGACAAAAATAATGACAGCTATTCTGGCTCTGGAATTATCCAAGGGAGATGAAATTGTCACGGTCAGTGAGAAAGCCGGGGCAGTGGGAGAGTCCTCCATTTATTTAAACAAAGGCGATAAAATCAAAATGAGCGAATTGATCGAAGGGGCCTTAGTGAAATCAGGAAATGACGCTTGTGTAGCGATAGCAGAGCAAACGGCCGGAACCGTGGATTCCTTTGTAGAGCTAATGAATAAAAAAGTGCTGACCATTGGAGGGTACAATACACATTTTGTTAATCCTAACGGACTACCGGCCAAAAATCATTATTCCTGTGCTTACGACCTGGCGATCATGGCCAGGTATGCACTGCAAAACGATCAATTTTCTGAGCTTGTAAAAACAAAATATGCTTCGATAAGCTTTGATGAACCTCCTAAAATTGAACAGTTTAAGAATACAAACAAGCTTCTCTGGAGCTATCCATTCACTAGCGGAGTGAAGACAGGAACCACAAATGAAGCCGGGAAATGTTTAGTAGCCTCGGCAAATAAAGAGAACAGAAAATTAATCTGCGTTGTGTTAAATGCTCCCGACCGTTATGGGGATTCTCAAAAGTTGTTTAACTGGGGATTCGGAAATACCAAATCCAATTAA
- a CDS encoding polysaccharide deacetylase family protein, which produces MFILLAKKKFYAAIAAILGLTMGTIFFMGTRTITVGQNNIQAPLEKVNVAQNVIALTVNVDWGEEQIPKMLEILEKDQAKATFFLTGRWADKNSELVKEIAAKGHEIENHGYSHPHPDQLSVEGNNQEIMKTEKIIERTIGKKTTFYAPPYGEKGESGVRAASEAGYTTVLWTLDTVDWQPASNVDLIVQRVVNPKTRFGVKPEKKGAIVLMHPKPNTVLALPIILEKLKQEGFSFVTMEELLSLKIDN; this is translated from the coding sequence ATGTTTATTTTATTGGCCAAAAAAAAATTCTATGCTGCAATTGCGGCAATATTGGGACTCACAATGGGGACAATTTTCTTTATGGGAACACGAACCATTACGGTTGGTCAGAACAATATACAGGCACCTTTGGAAAAAGTGAATGTAGCTCAAAACGTAATTGCCCTAACAGTCAATGTAGATTGGGGAGAAGAGCAAATTCCTAAAATGCTGGAGATTTTGGAGAAGGATCAGGCCAAAGCAACTTTTTTTCTGACAGGCAGATGGGCGGACAAAAACAGTGAGCTTGTCAAGGAAATTGCGGCCAAGGGGCATGAAATAGAAAATCACGGCTACTCGCATCCCCATCCTGACCAGCTCTCTGTTGAGGGGAATAACCAGGAAATCATGAAAACTGAAAAGATTATTGAAAGGACAATCGGCAAAAAAACAACGTTTTATGCTCCTCCTTATGGAGAGAAAGGGGAAAGCGGGGTTCGCGCCGCTTCGGAAGCAGGATATACGACAGTACTCTGGACGCTGGATACAGTGGATTGGCAGCCAGCCAGCAATGTCGATTTGATTGTGCAGAGAGTAGTAAATCCTAAAACCCGCTTTGGAGTTAAGCCGGAGAAAAAAGGAGCCATTGTTTTGATGCATCCCAAACCAAATACTGTCTTGGCCTTGCCCATTATTTTAGAAAAATTGAAGCAGGAAGGATTTAGCTTTGTTACCATGGAAGAATTACTCTCTCTGAAAATTGATAACTGA
- a CDS encoding polyribonucleotide nucleotidyltransferase, with protein sequence MSFETGRIGRQAGGAIFLKYGDTVVSAFATASSKPREGIDFFPLTCEFEERLYAAGKIPGGFIKREGRPSEKATLTARLIDRPIRPLFPEGYQNDVQVVTMVMSVDQDCPTDVSAINAASAALTISNIPFEGPIAGVIVGLVDGQFVINPTVDQAARSQMYLTVAGTKDAIVMVEAGANEISEEQMLDAMIFAHEEIKKIAEFIEQYREEAFAAGLAKEKSQVVRKERPQDLIDQVKAFAYAKFDQAVRVEEKLAREEAVDQVRQETIEYFEPQYGEEPEIMATINNIMESFIHQIVRRLITVEHIRPDGRALDEIRPITVEVAALPRTHGSAVFTRGQTQVMTVATLGAVSDEQIIDGLGLEESKRYMHHYNFPPFSVGEVRPMRAPGRREIGHGNLAERALIPMIPGEAEFPYTLRLVSEVLESNGSSSMASVCGSTLALMDAGVPIKAPVAGIAMGLIQEESQYAILSDIQGLEDHDGDMDFKVAGTAKGVTALQMDIKIKGVSREILAQALKQAKEGRMFILDKMLAVIGEPRKELSPHAPRIISFTIHPDKIREVIGPGGKTIKKIIEETGVKIDIEDDGRVFISAVDGEAGEKAHSIIQSMTQEVQIGQIYKGKVVRVMDFGAFVEVIPGVLGLQGKEGLVHISQLDVNRVAKVEDIVHEGDEILVKAIGIDKQGRLNLSRKEAIGSQGKN encoded by the coding sequence ATGTCGTTCGAAACAGGCAGGATCGGACGCCAAGCAGGGGGAGCAATTTTCCTGAAATATGGTGATACAGTGGTATCAGCATTTGCTACTGCCAGTTCTAAGCCGCGTGAAGGTATTGATTTTTTTCCTCTTACTTGTGAGTTTGAGGAGAGATTATATGCAGCGGGGAAAATCCCCGGGGGGTTTATTAAAAGAGAGGGCAGACCCAGTGAAAAGGCTACACTGACGGCAAGGCTTATTGATCGGCCGATCAGACCGCTCTTTCCGGAAGGATATCAAAATGATGTTCAGGTTGTCACCATGGTCATGTCGGTAGATCAAGATTGTCCGACAGATGTATCGGCAATCAATGCGGCTTCCGCTGCCCTGACCATTTCCAATATTCCCTTTGAAGGGCCGATTGCCGGAGTAATCGTTGGTCTTGTGGATGGGCAATTTGTTATTAATCCTACAGTTGACCAGGCCGCCAGGAGCCAAATGTATTTGACTGTCGCCGGGACAAAAGATGCGATTGTTATGGTTGAGGCAGGTGCCAATGAAATCTCTGAGGAGCAGATGCTGGATGCCATGATATTTGCTCATGAGGAGATTAAAAAGATTGCCGAATTTATTGAACAGTACAGGGAAGAGGCGTTTGCAGCCGGCCTTGCCAAGGAAAAGTCTCAAGTCGTTCGCAAGGAAAGACCACAGGACTTGATTGATCAGGTAAAAGCTTTTGCCTATGCAAAATTTGATCAGGCCGTCAGAGTGGAAGAAAAGCTGGCCCGTGAAGAAGCTGTTGATCAGGTCAGACAGGAAACAATAGAATATTTTGAACCGCAATATGGAGAAGAGCCTGAGATTATGGCGACAATTAATAATATTATGGAATCCTTTATCCATCAGATTGTTCGTCGTTTGATCACGGTGGAGCATATCAGACCGGATGGCAGGGCTCTGGATGAGATTAGACCGATTACCGTAGAAGTAGCGGCATTGCCCAGAACACATGGCAGCGCCGTCTTTACCAGAGGTCAGACTCAAGTGATGACTGTGGCTACTCTTGGGGCAGTCAGTGATGAGCAAATCATTGACGGTTTAGGTTTGGAAGAATCTAAGCGGTATATGCATCACTACAATTTCCCCCCCTTCAGTGTAGGGGAAGTCAGACCTATGCGTGCTCCCGGCCGTCGGGAAATTGGACATGGAAATCTGGCGGAAAGGGCGCTTATTCCCATGATTCCGGGTGAGGCTGAATTCCCGTATACCCTTCGGCTGGTATCGGAAGTATTGGAATCGAACGGTTCAAGCTCCATGGCTTCTGTTTGCGGCAGCACATTAGCCTTGATGGATGCGGGGGTTCCGATTAAGGCACCGGTTGCCGGAATAGCCATGGGACTAATTCAGGAAGAAAGCCAATATGCTATTCTTTCCGATATCCAGGGTCTTGAAGATCACGACGGAGATATGGACTTCAAGGTTGCCGGGACAGCCAAAGGTGTTACAGCACTGCAAATGGATATCAAAATTAAAGGGGTAAGCAGGGAAATCCTTGCTCAGGCCCTAAAACAAGCTAAAGAAGGCAGAATGTTCATTCTTGATAAAATGCTGGCGGTTATCGGTGAGCCGCGTAAGGAACTTTCTCCCCACGCCCCGAGAATCATTTCCTTTACCATTCACCCTGATAAGATCAGAGAGGTGATAGGTCCCGGAGGGAAAACGATCAAAAAAATCATCGAGGAAACAGGGGTTAAAATCGATATTGAGGATGATGGCAGAGTCTTTATTTCTGCTGTTGACGGCGAAGCCGGAGAGAAAGCGCATAGCATTATCCAATCCATGACTCAGGAAGTTCAGATTGGACAAATCTATAAGGGAAAGGTTGTCCGGGTGATGGATTTCGGGGCATTTGTAGAAGTCATTCCCGGGGTGCTGGGCCTGCAGGGCAAAGAAGGATTAGTCCATATTTCTCAGCTTGATGTCAACCGGGTCGCCAAGGTAGAAGATATTGTACACGAAGGGGACGAGATTCTGGTTAAAGCCATCGGTATTGATAAACAGGGGAGACTCAATCTTTCCAGGAAAGAAGCGATAGGCAGCCAAGGCAAGAATTGA
- the rpsO gene encoding 30S ribosomal protein S15, whose protein sequence is MLNPEKKKEIIVKFQQKEGDTGSPEVQIALLTARIVELTEHFKTHKKDHHSRRGLLKLVGQRRGLLNYLKKSDFNRYRKIVNDLGLRH, encoded by the coding sequence ATGTTAAACCCCGAGAAGAAAAAGGAAATTATTGTTAAATTCCAACAAAAGGAAGGCGACACCGGTTCACCGGAAGTACAGATCGCCCTTCTGACAGCCAGAATTGTTGAGCTTACGGAACATTTTAAAACGCACAAGAAAGATCATCATTCCCGCAGGGGTTTGTTAAAACTGGTTGGTCAGCGCAGGGGACTTTTGAATTATTTGAAAAAGAGCGATTTTAACCGTTACCGTAAAATCGTCAATGATTTGGGGCTGCGTCACTAA
- a CDS encoding bifunctional riboflavin kinase/FAD synthetase: MEVCDIEPGKKDKPSIIALGNFDGLHLGHRKLLEYGAEKAREMKVGLCVLLFDPHPFKILHPDKKLNLLTTTREKLRLFSEMGVEKVFLLKFTAEVANTSPKEFTCGIIKDLGAVHIVVGFNYSFGARGVGTPSDLESYGQECGFGVSVIQAEKIEDRVISSSEIRRFLLNGEIISAKKLLGRWPGISGKVVHGEKRGRILGFPTANILPDEDLLIPKNGVYAVSSAIDGQKIWGMMNIGYRPTFHSRPEKSIEIHFLNFEGNLYDQDLMISIHDRLRTEKKFSGVEEMIAQLNKDREAVITLYKTSLMS, from the coding sequence GTGGAAGTGTGCGATATCGAGCCAGGAAAGAAAGATAAGCCGTCGATTATTGCCTTGGGCAATTTTGATGGACTTCATCTCGGACACCGCAAACTTTTGGAGTATGGAGCAGAAAAGGCCAGGGAGATGAAAGTTGGGCTTTGTGTGCTTTTATTTGACCCCCATCCTTTTAAGATATTGCATCCGGACAAAAAGCTGAATTTGCTGACAACAACCAGAGAAAAGCTCAGACTTTTTTCAGAAATGGGTGTCGAAAAAGTTTTTTTGCTTAAATTTACAGCTGAAGTCGCCAATACATCGCCCAAAGAATTTACCTGCGGGATCATCAAAGATCTTGGAGCGGTACATATTGTTGTTGGTTTTAATTATTCTTTCGGGGCCAGGGGAGTGGGTACTCCTTCCGACTTGGAAAGCTACGGACAGGAATGTGGTTTCGGAGTCAGTGTCATTCAGGCTGAGAAAATTGAGGACAGGGTCATTTCTTCGTCGGAGATACGCCGTTTTCTCCTAAATGGAGAGATCATCTCCGCGAAAAAATTGCTGGGACGTTGGCCGGGGATTTCCGGGAAGGTTGTTCATGGTGAAAAAAGAGGCCGGATCCTGGGGTTTCCCACAGCAAATATCTTACCGGATGAAGACCTGCTTATTCCCAAAAACGGGGTGTATGCGGTCAGCTCAGCGATTGACGGGCAAAAAATTTGGGGAATGATGAATATTGGCTATCGGCCAACTTTCCATTCCAGACCGGAAAAATCAATTGAGATCCATTTTTTGAATTTTGAAGGAAACTTGTATGATCAAGATCTCATGATCAGTATTCACGACAGACTCAGGACTGAGAAGAAGTTTTCAGGCGTTGAGGAAATGATTGCTCAGTTAAATAAAGACAGGGAAGCGGTCATAACGCTTTACAAAACCAGTCTGATGAGTTAG
- the truB gene encoding tRNA pseudouridine(55) synthase TruB has protein sequence MDGIVNVLKPVGMTSTDVVYWLKRKLKVNKAGHIGTLDPGAAGVLPICIGKAARLAEYHTMQTKAYRAEIKFGITTDTEDSFGRILTQTKTEISRKDFLQVTSNFLGDICQIPPMYSSVRIQGKHLYDYARKGLEVDRPERQVSIDKLDLVEWYDEEYPRAIFDVTCSKGTYIRTLCTDIGQAMGCGAHMSFLVRTCSGVFGIEESRTFSEIELMLAEGSRDFLYPLDFGLALPKAEIPDHRVQAFKNGLPSSGLVPEEDWGEEKPLQVIARDAGSGEMIFCGIGIWKEDSLFPYKVL, from the coding sequence TTGGACGGAATCGTTAATGTCTTAAAACCGGTCGGGATGACTTCGACAGATGTTGTATACTGGCTGAAACGAAAGCTGAAAGTAAACAAAGCTGGCCATATCGGAACTTTGGACCCGGGCGCGGCAGGGGTTTTGCCCATTTGTATCGGAAAAGCCGCCAGGCTGGCAGAATATCATACAATGCAGACAAAGGCTTACAGGGCGGAAATCAAATTCGGAATCACGACAGATACCGAAGACAGCTTTGGCCGAATACTTACGCAAACCAAAACGGAGATCTCCCGAAAAGATTTTTTGCAGGTTACATCAAATTTTTTAGGGGATATTTGCCAGATTCCTCCCATGTACTCTTCGGTGCGGATTCAAGGAAAACATTTATATGATTATGCCCGGAAGGGATTGGAAGTTGACAGGCCGGAACGCCAGGTCTCCATTGATAAGCTGGATCTTGTTGAGTGGTATGATGAGGAATATCCGAGAGCGATATTTGATGTTACTTGTTCCAAAGGGACATACATCAGGACTCTTTGCACAGATATCGGACAGGCTATGGGCTGTGGTGCTCATATGTCTTTTTTGGTCAGAACCTGTTCCGGTGTCTTTGGTATTGAGGAAAGCCGCACTTTTTCCGAAATAGAATTGATGCTGGCAGAGGGCAGTCGGGATTTTTTATATCCCCTGGATTTTGGGTTGGCTTTACCGAAGGCGGAAATTCCCGATCATAGGGTTCAGGCCTTTAAAAACGGATTGCCATCCTCGGGCCTTGTTCCGGAGGAGGACTGGGGAGAGGAAAAACCACTGCAGGTAATCGCCAGGGATGCTGGCTCCGGTGAAATGATTTTTTGCGGAATAGGGATTTGGAAAGAAGACAGCTTGTTTCCTTATAAAGTATTGTAA
- a CDS encoding DHH family phosphoesterase: MAKKRNNRVKQITEAFIKAENIVLLSHVSPDGDTIGSMLALGLALEKMGKKVHYYNPDSVPGNLKFLPGAEQIKNCLPDSPPEMMVYIDCAEIGRAASPPAEYHNVVTVNIDHHISNTYYGSLNYVEPGAAATGEIVYQLLRKLSVTITKEIAINLYTGIVTDTGRFSYGNTTPKSLKIASELVKIGIDLVILNDTLFEQKTLPQIRLFQRALNSLEILNQGKVALLTLTKADFRETEAEASLSDGFVNYARNIDHVEAAVLLKEYSESEVKVSFRSNEWLDVNKIAHKLGGGGHVRASGCTLHDSLPIVKKQVLTVLEEALKLGRNR, translated from the coding sequence ATGGCGAAGAAAAGGAATAACAGGGTTAAGCAGATTACAGAAGCATTTATCAAAGCGGAGAATATCGTATTACTTTCTCATGTGTCTCCGGACGGAGATACAATTGGTTCCATGCTGGCACTGGGATTGGCTTTGGAAAAAATGGGGAAGAAGGTCCATTATTATAACCCCGATTCTGTTCCCGGGAATTTAAAATTTCTGCCGGGAGCTGAACAGATAAAAAACTGTTTACCCGATTCACCTCCTGAAATGATGGTTTATATTGATTGCGCGGAAATAGGGCGAGCAGCTTCCCCGCCTGCAGAATACCATAATGTGGTGACCGTAAATATTGACCATCATATTTCCAACACCTATTATGGTTCTTTGAATTATGTGGAACCGGGGGCAGCGGCTACGGGAGAGATCGTTTATCAATTGCTGAGAAAATTATCGGTCACCATTACGAAAGAAATCGCAATTAATTTGTATACCGGAATTGTTACCGATACAGGCAGGTTCAGCTATGGAAATACTACGCCAAAGAGTTTAAAGATTGCTTCGGAATTGGTCAAGATCGGTATTGATCTCGTGATCTTAAATGATACCCTCTTTGAACAGAAAACTTTGCCGCAAATCAGATTATTCCAAAGAGCCCTGAACAGTCTGGAAATTTTAAATCAGGGCAAGGTGGCTTTATTAACTTTGACAAAAGCGGATTTCAGGGAGACTGAGGCCGAAGCAAGCCTAAGTGACGGATTTGTGAACTATGCCCGCAATATTGACCATGTCGAGGCAGCGGTTTTGCTGAAAGAATACAGTGAATCTGAGGTAAAAGTCAGTTTCAGGTCAAACGAGTGGCTTGATGTAAATAAAATTGCCCATAAGCTGGGCGGCGGCGGTCATGTTCGAGCTTCCGGATGTACGCTGCACGATTCACTGCCAATAGTCAAAAAGCAGGTTCTTACTGTTTTGGAGGAGGCCCTGAAGCTTGGACGGAATCGTTAA
- the rbfA gene encoding 30S ribosome-binding factor RbfA: MGKHRSVRLAETIKEEVARIILEEIKDPRIGFITLTDVEVAEDLRYAKLYVSIMGSEEEVKNSLEALNRASGFVRSELGKTVRLRYVPEISFKYDQSIEQGAHISKLLREVGLKGDSADGEEKE; the protein is encoded by the coding sequence ATGGGAAAGCATCGGTCGGTTCGTCTGGCGGAAACAATCAAAGAAGAAGTCGCCCGCATTATATTGGAAGAAATTAAAGATCCCAGAATTGGCTTTATTACCCTCACTGATGTAGAAGTAGCTGAAGATCTGCGCTATGCCAAACTATATGTCAGTATTATGGGTAGCGAAGAAGAAGTAAAAAATAGCCTGGAAGCATTAAACAGAGCATCTGGTTTCGTTCGCAGCGAACTAGGCAAAACTGTCCGTCTGCGTTATGTTCCGGAGATATCCTTTAAATACGACCAATCAATAGAACAGGGTGCCCATATTTCAAAATTGTTGCGTGAAGTTGGATTGAAAGGTGATTCTGCTGATGGCGAAGAAAAGGAATAA
- the infB gene encoding translation initiation factor IF-2 produces the protein MTSIRVHELAKELNISSKEVVDKLGEMGIVVKNHLSAVNDADAVKIKNVLKKTTGEQNMQQLSKIEEEKIPQQNEARPQGEARPQGARPQGEGRPQGARPQGEGRPQRPRPQGEGRPPYQSRPQGEGRPPYQSRPQGEGRPPYQSRPQGEGRPPYQSRPQGEGRPPYQSRPQGEGRPPYQSRPQGEGRPPYQSRPQGEGRPPYQSRPQGGGRPPYQSRPQSGGRPPYQSRPQEGDQRRSQGGRFGDDARRPQGPRGMADTRKPQMQRIKIDGKITELSVAEQPLKRQSPDKKKLHENKTQIFERRHTNEKELPISYKKSDRSHPPEKKETVAKHIVIPESITIQELASRMSRKAGEVIKELMKLGVMATINQEIDSETAVIVCNEMGVTVEVKIEKSISVIDEIEDKEEDLKPRSPVVTVMGHVDHGKTSLLDAIRSANVTASEAGGITQHIGAYQIEIKGQKITFLDTPGHEAFTAMRARGAQVTDIAVLVVAADDGVMPQTIEAINHAKAANVPIVVAINKIDKENSNPDRVKQELTEHGLVVEEWGGDTIAVPVSAKTRNNIEGLLEMILLVAEIKDLKANPNRAATGTVIEAKLDKGKGPVATVLVSKGTLNIGDVIVSGPVFGKIRAMVDDKGRRVKKAGPSIPVEIQGLSEVPEAGEIFHVVSDDKLAHQISQARNDERKAEEIKQKSRISLDDLFDKIKEGEVKDLNIIIKGDVQGSVEAIKQSLLKLSTSEVRVNPIHSGVGAISESDVMLAAASNAIIIGFNVRPDANSKTTAEHQKVDIRLYRVIYEAIDDIRDAMEGMLEPEFKEVIVGKAEIRQVFKVPKIGTIAGSYVTNGKITRSSKIRVIRDSVVICEGELESLKRFKDDVREVAEGYECGIGIKNFNDIKEGDILEAFTLEEIKREL, from the coding sequence GTGACGAGTATCCGAGTTCATGAACTCGCTAAAGAACTGAATATTTCAAGTAAGGAAGTTGTCGACAAGTTGGGAGAGATGGGGATTGTCGTAAAAAACCATCTTAGTGCGGTGAATGATGCTGATGCGGTGAAGATCAAGAATGTTTTAAAAAAGACAACAGGGGAACAAAATATGCAGCAACTATCGAAGATTGAGGAAGAAAAGATCCCACAGCAAAATGAAGCCAGGCCCCAGGGGGAAGCCAGGCCTCAAGGAGCCAGGCCCCAGGGTGAGGGCAGGCCTCAAGGAGCCAGACCACAAGGTGAGGGCAGGCCTCAAAGACCAAGGCCACAAGGAGAGGGCAGACCGCCATACCAGTCCAGGCCACAGGGTGAAGGCAGACCGCCATACCAGTCCAGACCGCAGGGTGAAGGCAGACCGCCATACCAGTCCAGACCACAGGGTGAAGGCAGACCGCCATACCAGTCCAGACCACAGGGTGAAGGCAGACCGCCATACCAGTCCAGACCGCAGGGTGAAGGCAGACCGCCATACCAGTCCAGACCGCAGGGTGAAGGCAGACCGCCATACCAGTCCAGACCGCAGGGTGAAGGCAGGCCGCCATACCAGTCCAGACCGCAGGGTGGAGGCAGACCGCCATACCAGTCCAGGCCGCAGAGTGGAGGCAGACCGCCATACCAGTCCAGGCCGCAGGAGGGTGATCAGAGGAGATCTCAGGGAGGCAGGTTTGGTGATGATGCCAGAAGGCCGCAGGGGCCGAGAGGAATGGCTGACACCAGAAAGCCTCAAATGCAGCGGATTAAGATAGACGGAAAAATAACGGAGCTTTCGGTTGCGGAACAGCCATTAAAACGCCAGTCCCCGGATAAAAAGAAACTTCATGAAAATAAAACCCAAATATTTGAACGCAGGCATACTAACGAAAAAGAGCTTCCCATCAGCTATAAAAAAAGCGATAGGAGCCACCCGCCTGAAAAGAAAGAAACGGTAGCAAAGCATATTGTCATACCGGAATCAATTACCATTCAGGAACTCGCTTCCCGGATGAGCCGCAAGGCGGGGGAAGTCATCAAAGAGCTGATGAAATTGGGAGTAATGGCCACAATCAATCAAGAGATTGATTCAGAGACAGCAGTGATTGTCTGCAACGAAATGGGAGTTACTGTTGAGGTAAAGATAGAAAAGTCGATTTCGGTTATTGACGAAATTGAAGATAAGGAAGAAGACCTGAAACCCCGTTCACCGGTTGTTACAGTTATGGGTCATGTCGACCATGGTAAGACATCCCTGCTTGATGCCATAAGATCAGCGAATGTAACGGCTTCCGAAGCAGGTGGGATTACCCAGCATATTGGAGCATATCAGATTGAAATCAAAGGACAGAAAATTACCTTTCTTGATACCCCCGGTCACGAAGCCTTTACGGCCATGCGAGCCAGAGGGGCCCAAGTTACGGATATCGCGGTTCTGGTTGTTGCGGCTGATGACGGGGTAATGCCTCAAACCATTGAGGCGATTAATCACGCCAAGGCTGCAAATGTCCCCATCGTAGTTGCAATTAACAAAATTGACAAAGAAAATTCCAATCCGGATCGGGTTAAGCAGGAGCTTACCGAACATGGGCTGGTCGTTGAAGAATGGGGCGGTGATACCATCGCTGTGCCTGTTTCCGCAAAGACCAGAAACAATATTGAAGGCCTTTTGGAGATGATCCTTCTTGTTGCTGAAATAAAGGATCTAAAAGCAAACCCCAACCGGGCAGCTACAGGAACCGTCATTGAAGCAAAACTGGATAAAGGAAAAGGTCCTGTGGCAACCGTACTTGTTTCCAAAGGAACCTTGAATATTGGAGATGTGATTGTCAGCGGACCAGTTTTCGGAAAAATCCGGGCTATGGTTGATGATAAGGGCCGGCGCGTGAAAAAAGCAGGCCCCTCGATTCCCGTGGAAATCCAAGGATTATCTGAAGTTCCTGAAGCGGGGGAAATCTTTCATGTCGTGAGTGACGATAAGCTCGCTCACCAAATTTCCCAGGCCCGTAATGATGAACGAAAAGCAGAAGAAATCAAACAAAAATCCAGAATAAGCCTTGATGATCTGTTTGACAAAATCAAGGAAGGTGAAGTCAAGGATCTGAATATTATTATTAAAGGTGATGTTCAAGGTTCTGTTGAAGCCATTAAACAATCTCTGCTTAAGCTTTCAACATCCGAGGTCAGAGTAAATCCGATTCATTCCGGTGTCGGAGCGATCAGCGAATCTGATGTTATGCTGGCGGCAGCTTCCAATGCGATTATCATCGGCTTTAATGTCAGGCCTGATGCCAATTCTAAAACTACAGCCGAGCACCAAAAAGTGGATATCAGGCTCTACAGAGTCATCTATGAGGCGATCGACGATATTCGGGATGCCATGGAAGGTATGCTTGAGCCTGAATTTAAAGAGGTAATTGTCGGTAAAGCGGAAATCCGGCAGGTATTCAAAGTGCCGAAAATCGGGACAATTGCCGGCAGCTATGTGACAAACGGCAAAATAACCCGTTCATCAAAAATCAGAGTAATCAGAGACAGCGTTGTGATTTGCGAAGGAGAACTGGAATCCTTGAAGAGGTTCAAAGATGATGTCCGTGAGGTTGCCGAAGGTTACGAATGCGGGATTGGAATTAAGAATTTCAATGATATTAAAGAAGGGGATATATTAGAAGCTTTCACTCTGGAGGAGATCAAGAGGGAACTGTAA
- a CDS encoding L7Ae/L30e/S12e/Gadd45 family ribosomal protein — MTERFESLLGMAMKAGKIAFGSFQVEGVLKRKKGFLLIVAGDASTTAKYEMWAKDLGIQVLTGGSKVALGRAIGQSPKAVLMIMDKGFAEAIKKTVEQSY; from the coding sequence ATGACGGAAAGGTTTGAATCTTTGCTCGGAATGGCCATGAAGGCGGGAAAGATTGCTTTCGGCTCTTTTCAGGTAGAGGGTGTATTAAAAAGAAAAAAGGGTTTTCTTCTGATCGTGGCCGGAGATGCCTCAACCACGGCAAAGTATGAGATGTGGGCTAAAGATCTCGGAATACAGGTTTTAACAGGGGGGAGTAAAGTTGCTTTAGGGAGGGCTATCGGACAGTCACCCAAAGCTGTGCTAATGATTATGGATAAAGGTTTTGCAGAAGCAATCAAGAAAACGGTTGAACAGTCGTATTGA
- the rnpM gene encoding RNase P modulator RnpM, translated as MKTKKIPMRMCLGCQEMKPKKELLRIVKVQDDVLEFDETSKKNGRGAYLCKDQACLEKAVKQRKFQKILGLDPSEEVLGKLGKQCDLP; from the coding sequence ATGAAAACGAAAAAAATACCAATGCGAATGTGTTTGGGTTGTCAGGAGATGAAACCCAAAAAAGAACTTCTCCGTATAGTGAAAGTACAGGATGATGTTCTGGAATTTGATGAAACCTCCAAGAAGAACGGACGCGGAGCTTATCTCTGTAAAGACCAAGCATGCCTGGAGAAGGCTGTGAAGCAGCGCAAGTTTCAAAAAATACTGGGTCTTGATCCTAGTGAAGAAGTGCTTGGAAAGCTTGGAAAGCAGTGCGACTTACCATGA